The Cervus elaphus chromosome 12, mCerEla1.1, whole genome shotgun sequence DNA window CAAGAAGCATTTTCAGTGTCTTCTTGTACAGGACTGTTGTTGTTCGGTGGCCTCATGTTTTCTAAACCACCTCTTTCATCAGCATTTATTGACATCCGAGGTTTTAGAGTTTTCCTCCCACTTTTTTTAATACTGACATCTTCTTCAACGTAGTATCTATAAAATGGCTCTTCAGCTTCGTCTTCTAACTCATCATTGTCAGTGGACTCATTACAGTCTTTATCAGTAACTTTAATAATGTTAAAGTCTTTCAGTTCATCTGTAGGAATATCCTCTGGTTCCATCTTAATGATGATTCTTTTCCTCTCAGCGGCTCTGCTCTTTTCTTCACTGGCTAGTTCAGACTCCACTGTGCTACTTTTTCTGCTTCCAGTGGTTGAAGCTGAATCATCAGCAGCCTGGCTTGTGTCTCCTCTGTATTTGTCTGTCTGTGCAGAAAAGGTTTTAGAAGAATCCTTTTCACTAAATTCAGCTTTGATATTACTGTCTTTTCCATCTCTAATATCCACTAATCTATGATAGGATCTTGTGTTTTGGTATGAATGTCTGTTAGTACAGGTTAGTACATGCTCATCTAATAATTTTTCACAGCTAAAGCCAAATCCACAACTATCACAGGTAAAACTCCGTCCAAAGCGTCGTGATACACGTTCTTTTGGAGTAGATAATTTGGACACAGAACTCTTTTTACATACATCAAATAATGGCTCAGGAAAATTACCTAATTGCAACGACtcttcatcaggctctctattaTGTGGTGTATTCACTGTTGAACTTGGCTCTGCACACCACCTATTAGCTTCACTGCCATTTCTAGCCACAGTGTCTTCATACATTCTCACCCCAAATATCATTTTGCTGTTCTGTTTGCTAGAAGCAGAAGATGAACATTTTGAACTAGAACAGTCTGCATCCTGTATGTCTTCTAAGCAGTCAGGAACATTGTACAGCTGTAGGTAGTTCATTGCCACTTTAAACTGTTCAAAACTGGAAGGAGCTGTCATAATTTTTCCTAAATACATGAACTGCAAGATGAGATCAAAACACTCAGCACTAATTTTCATGTTGCTGAGATTCAGTTGTGCAGTACTATGTTGATGGTTCATGAAAAACATTCTAAAATAGGAGCTACAGGCAGCTAGAACTGCTTTGTGTGCTTGAAAGTAAATGTCATCAATTGCAATACAACAGTCACAAAGAAAACCCCATTCCCTTTGGTTGTTTAGCTGCTGAAGGACATAGCTGCTGTGGCTGGGCTTTGCCATCTTCTAGTAGAGACCtatgtaaaacaaaaacattaaagtcagacaagaaatcagaaaagcacttaaaaaaaaaaaagctgtccaTTCTAATGTAGTAAAACTCAATTAATATATAcctgaatcatttttaaaacttaaaggtGAAGATACCCAGCCATTTATTCAagcttctcatttttattttaagaaatacaaaatacaagCAAAGGTATCAAAAGCAAAACCCATCATTTTGGTTTCTTTACAACTCAAGGAGGAAACATGCAATTTCAAActaaatttgaaaggaaaaaagacactaGTTTTAAAGTACTTGAAGAATATAAacagtgaaaacaaataaaatagcaaTTTGAATTTAAAGATAGTAATTCAATTGCAGAATATTAAAAACTCTTCAGGTGATTGATATAAAGGAATTATTGCTCATCCTTAAGTGTGATACAGGTATTTTGGTTGTGTTAAAAGCATCCTATCTTTTAGATACACATACTGCTGTGTTTACTGATGAAATGATACATCTAGGATATGCTTGAAAATAATCTAGTGGGTGGGTATGGGGCTATAAATGATATAAGACTGGTCCTGTGGTGATAACTATCGAAGCTAAGAGgtagatttatttctatttttgtatgtttgaaaGTTTCCTTAGAAAAATTCTACTCGCTAAAGCTTATTAGATTACATGCAAATGGCACCAAGCAAATAGGTTTGGTCAATGCCTGTCTCTtaatttattggagaaggaataATTCTGTATAAAGAAACAGGGGACCTATTTGGGAAGGAGGTATCTGTCCTTAGATTgtaaatttttcttcatttttcaatcattaaaaaaagatatacaaaagtAACACATGGTTATTGAAAagaattaaaacataaaagtacATAGAATAAAAACGCACCTTAGGTCACATACCTCTTTCCAGAGATAACCTCTCCAATTATTTATCTTCAGATCTgtttatatgtatgcatacagaGTCAACAGCTATTGAGTACCCACTAcataccatacaaatagttttacttcgggtttttttttttttaacctaaatgaTATTGTACTGTATATACCTTTCTGCAACTAGTTTTCTTCACTTatcaacatataaatatttttaaggtacAGAGCTGATGCTGAATAAAGAGAGGAGCACTGTAAGTCCAgttatattacaaagctaaagGAAGAGCCAATTTTAGCCTTAATTTTTAACCTGTATAAATAAAACTTCAGAATCTATCTTCTACTTGAAAACAAGTTCCTACGCAATTTGACTGAACATAAAAAGAACAACTGAACAAGctgttcagaaaaataaaacatccatGTCTCCAAACCTTTTAATCTCTGCAGTGATAATTAGAAATTATCTAAATTTGCTTACTTCTACTTGCTTTTTATCTGTCACAAATCACATGTGGGTCACATACCCCTGTCCCCCACTGCCTAAAGATCACCCTGCTTGTTTTTTTCCTGCCTGAAATCAGAGTTACACAGTAGGGATGTGCCCCTGGTGAAATGAAAAGGGCTTATGAGACCTACTGCCATCTTTAAATTGAAACGTCTGGGCCTCTTCTAGAAGCCAGATCATGTAGTATTACAAGTAGGTATAATATTTCAACCTTGTGTAACTTAGGTATCTATACCAGAATTGAGTCATGTtcagtatgtaaatatatacaaaatgcaACGTATGCTCAGATATTTATCAATGTGTTATTTATAACTCAAAATGCCTGGTAATAAGGGAGTTGTAAGTAAACCAAGGTAAATCCACTTCCTAAAATTCACTGTCATGTGGCctttatgaaaattatatttatgaatgaaggctataaaagaaaatgagaaaagttttCAGGATGGAAAGTCAAGTAAATAACCACAAGCTATGAAGTTATATAAAGATTACAAGAAcataaaacaacagcaacaaaaccttatttaaagagttaaaacacacattcacacacaagtATTGACCTCAAGCCCATTTTATGTAGGATGAGATTTCTAGATCTGTAGACATTTTACAgcaagggtccccaacctccaggatctaatgcttaATGAtgtgaggtggagctgatgaagTGCATAAtaataaagtgcataataaatgtaatgcacttgactCATCTCAAAACTACCCCCCTGGCCCCAGACCTTGGAAAACTTGCCTTCCacgaaaccggtccctggtgccaaaaagactgGGGACACCACTGTTCTACAGGATTCAGAGAGACCTTTAATGAATAAAGAGGTAGAAGGATAGAtattatctcaaattttcttctaataataagagttgttaaaaaatgaaacaaactcaTCTAGAGGATAATGACTGTCCCATCTAGAAGCAGGGAAGAAACTTTGTTGAGGACAGTACAGTGAAAAGGGCACAGGCTTTGGGTCAGATAGGCCTGAGTTCCAACTTAGCTTTGCCACCTTAGATAACCTGTTTGTCCTCATTGACCCCAAATTTTCTGAACTGTCAAAGTGGGGATAATTACACCTCAAAAATCGTATCAACATGAGACTTCACAGGAGCCATGTGTGAAATGTTTAGTGCTTGGCATGTGATAACTAATGGAAGTAATAGTGGCAGttgtgatggtggtgatgcttCCTTAAGCACAGGAGGGAAGTCTGACTAGACAGTCTTAAAATTTCCTTCCAAATAAGAGCCCATCTGTATGAAAGCCAGCAGTTTATCTGTTAAAAGTTTCAGGTTTAAATGTCTTATGATTGAAATAATGACATTAAGAGCCTAAAAGCTCCAAAGACCTTTCTAATCTAAAGGAAAAGCAGTTTTATGGTCAGCAAGCAAAATGAATGCAGCCACATAGACCAATATGATAGGCGCATCTGTAGCTACAGTTATAATTCACTTAAATTATTGAACATACATTCTGTGTCAAACAAAACACTAAGACAAGTAAAAGAATCAAGAGCATTTTTAACACACATTAACTAAAAAATCTGTTGAGTATTTTGGTGTACCAGGCACTGTATAAAGTACTGAGAATCAGCAACAACATAGGTATCCTATAATCTCAAAGATACATCACTGAGGGCAACTTATTTTTCTAGATGAGTTACTTCACTCAACACATACTCACCTACTATGCACGAAGGCAATGTGCCGCGATGGACAGAACAAGGGCTCAGGGTCCAACAGACCTGAGTATGAATCCCACCACCACatctctgtatttctattttccCCTCATAAATTAATGCTAACACTACAGCTCTTAGGCTGATCTAAAACTGTAGTTTCCACAACATTACAACCAAGTTCTGAGTAAAGCTGATTTTAGGGAGAGTAACCTTTAATAGCAATCATTCACACATTAGCATGAACAACTCTCTTCTTGTTACGCCTCATTCAGAAAAGCTTTAAGGCGGCTTAAtaacaccaaaacaaaaacaaacagaaaggcaGGAGGTGAAAGATCTAAATTCCTGTGAGACTTTTAGCTTGTTATGTCTTGAGAATAATTTTgcattaaaatctttattttcactcACTTTTATTAAACAATAGTTTCACTTGGACatgcggcgggggtgggggaaggaaaaaacaagTTTCACTCAAATTCCAAaagaagtttgctttttttttttatatctttaataatGCTACCCCAAAAACACAGTGAACTTTGTTACAGTAAAGCTTGTTACCtgtttttaacaaatgtttagaTTTCAAGTCTTGTTTTTATAATGATATTCTGATTGCTTTTGTTTGTATATTACTAGCCGCATCACTGGTAGAGCAAGTTTGTACAGCTACACGTCAAAGGCTGGGGTTGAGAGCAGAAACCAAAGTTGATCCAAAGCCGAGGGTTCTCCCAAGGCTAAAAGGAAACCCAATGTGGATGTAGTTCTCTAGAGGAGTAAGGAGTTAGGTGATgcactggatttttaaaattttagtttgaaAAAGTTTAACCAGCTTTCTCAAATTCAAAACCAGCTACCAAGCACATTAAGAATATTCAGTAATTTAGATACTCAGAGGCTTTTAGAGTTTAGAGATATAATCTGGTCCAACAGGCATATTTCCTAGGACAGTGATGTAGCGCTGTTAAAACAATGTATCAAGGAGGGCTAACTGTGATAAAGTAGGAACTGGTATTCCTGACCATCCAGATGGTACTAACCACTAAACAGTCTTGTTACTACATACTCCTTGCAGCGTGCCCTTCTGCAAAGAACAGTCAGCAAGGATTGGGCATGAGTCCTCAACACGAGATTTATTAAGATCCTTGCACAAGAAACTATACAATATCTGAACTCCATCTATAATGTGGTTGTGTCTGTATATGTGCATCTAGTCTTATTCAGTAGATGTGTTCCCTAAATTATACTTTAAGCTCTTTCAGTAAATTTCTCACTGACATAGTAAGGTTTCAGAAATACTTTTCCTTCATTGCTAAAGctcttaaatggaaaaaaacatttttgctgGATGTTTTCTGttgccctgctgctgctaagtcgcttcagtcgtgtctgactctatgcgaccccatagacagaagcccaccaggctcccccctccctgggattctccaggcaagaacactggagtgggttgccatttccttctccaatgcatgaaagtgaaaagtgaaagggaagttgctcagtcatgtccgaccccatggactgcagcctaccaggctcctctgtccatgggattttccaggcaagagtactgccaTAGCTTTAGTCAAATGATAAGGTAAGGGTCTATAAATAAGCctataaagtaaatgaaaaagtaagTTAAAGGAATTTTGGAGTGACTCCTTCCATAAGGCGAATAACCACCCTCTAATCTGTGTCACTGACTTGCATTACTAAGAACACTCCTCTGAGAACCATTTGCAtagctcagggcttcccaggtggctcagtagtaaagaatcttcctgccaatgcaggagagctgagttcaatccctgggttgggaagatccctggaaaaggaaatgacaacccactccagtcttcttgcctggaaaaatcccatggacagaggagcctgggagggctacagtccacagggtcacaaagagtcagacacgactgagcacacacacgcagtTGAGTTTACAGTTCAGCATCCGAATCTCTGAACTACTAACAATTACCTCTGGGTCTCAAAGGTAATTGTAAGTACATACGTTCATTTCCTCATATCTATTTCTATGTCTTATATGATAAATGTATGTCTATGGACTTAACTTGAGGGCTATAGACTAGATTCCTAAGAAGCCTGAAATATAGTGAAAGGATTCTCTTCTGCTTATAAACCAGAATATCAGAATGTATTAAACACCCACCATGTTCCTAACACAGCATAAAGCACTGAGGTGGAGGGTAGAGAAGGATGGGATATGGTAGAGCTAATTCCATATGAGgggttacattttatttttttattttgctgagtggtgcagcttgtgggatcttagttcctcgaccacagattgaacccgtgccccggCAGTGAATGTGCTGGGTCCTAATCACTagaagaccaccagggaattccctgagggATTACATTTTAAACCAGGAAAcaatttgagaaaaattaaatactaaATTATATTCAATAAAGTTCAGTAAGAGAAAAGCATGAATTGTACTAGAACAGTGGCTTTTAGGAAGGATTTGACTAAAGTCTCCATAAATGAGgataagaaagaaaagtagaaagcAAGGGGAAAGACATTTCAGATATCTGCATTGGTGTGTACGTAAAACAACTGGGGAGAGGTACACATCAGCAAAAATAAAAGCTTGAAAATGTAATGGGAGGGAAGATAAATTTGTTTCACTGGCCTTACTATCaagcagatgtgtgtgtgtgtaacatctGCTTAAACTGGAGCCTGGCATGTCAATAGTAagatatatagtattatatataaaacatgtatatgtgcatgtaaatatgtatatcatttgatcatttaatcctcataacaatcctACAAAGTATGTTCTAAGACCCATTTTCAGATAAAACAGAACACAATGTTCTATAACCTTCCTAGGACCATAGAGAACTTGGTGAGATTAGAACACAAGCAATATGACTCTTGAGCCTGAGATCATAGCCTTAATGACTTTGCTGCCTATAAAAATAAGGTCACCTTGGCAAAATTCTTCCTAGAATACCGTTTTCCAGGGTATACAGTGCTCCAATCTCTAAATTTAACCTAAGTAAAAttcttttggttttttccttGAGATTTCCAGGAAGAACTGGTTATACAGGTTTGTTTCCTAAAGAGAACAGATTTTTATTCAAGGTACTGAAATTGGACAGTCATGATAAAGTTTAGagtattttattcactttttagaATAGGCATCCTGACTGATTATTAGACTGCAAATTCAGTAGTTAGTACAGGAAGTTCTGAAATTATACTGGGTTATGTTCCAAAACTTTTATTTGGAACTTAAAACATATTCCCATAGAAACAAAGCTATAAATGGTGGCTCCATTCTGTCCTCACACCATAAAGTCTTTTAAGAACCCCAATGAGGCTGTGTATTAATTTGTCctaactgtgctgtgctgtgcagaGCATGccatgctaagtcaattcagttgtgattgactctgtgtgaccctatggactgtagtccaccaggctcctctgtccatgggattctctaggcaagaacactggagtgggttgccgtgcccggctccaatggatcttcctcacccagaaatcaaacccatgtctcgtaagtctcctgcattagtaggcaggttccttaccactagcaccaaccgTTCTGTAGTAGTATTAATACTTGCACCTTTAGCACTAACAGAGGGACTATACAGCAATGCCTACTACACTCAGCTCTCTAGGACGGGGACAAGCTTAATGGCCTTTGTGTTCCCTGTGCCTAGCACAATTCCCATGGAGTTGGCACTTAATGCATGCttgttaaatgaaaatattaaataagaacCCAGGGAGCAGACATTGATAGATTTGAATACCAGCTCTCCTACTTACCCAACTACAAattttcacctctctgagcctgctttctcaactataaaatagAGATAACCATACTCCTCATGGAACTCGTATATAAACTAGAGATGAAAACTGTCTTTCTAATCCAAGAGCAATAGAATTTTTCTTAAACATTAATGTCATCCTTGTGAACAAAATTCACAGAATTTTACCAAGTGATCAAGTTCAACCTGCtgctttatagatgagaaaatgaacTGAGGCCCTGAGATATTAAGTCATATACTCAAAGTCATATCTAATTTTTGTAGATGACAGGATAGGACCTTGGTCTCTTTAATTCTGGTCTGGGACTCCTCCTAAAATTCTAACAGCTGCCCCCCACATACAGCAACATCTGGCTGTCTACTAGCTCCTCTgcatcagttttgtttttctgaaaaataggaacTGTTCAAATTTGCAAGGTTTGTTTGCACCTACACAAAACGGCCTGAGGCTATTATACTTTTGGAGAGTGTAGTTTGTGGGTGGTTAGTATTTTTCTGTCTCCTTACTTGTCCAGGCCAACTGCTGTCACCTCTAAAAGGTCTGCTGATCTCCTGTAGCCCAGCACTTCTGTTATGGGTTATGAAATTCAACAAAAACTCATTGAAACTGAGTctacataaataatttaattttctgtgAGGACTAGGGAAGTGTTCTATGAGTATGATAAGGTTTTAATTCATGCACTTTGTTTAACCTATCTTAATTTTTGATAGGCAACAAACTGCCTTACTCTTTGCTGAGGTTGTCAACCAAATAACTTCTGAATAACTGAGGTGTTACTGTAGGCAAGGTACTAGGTCTAGGAAATGAATTTATTCACACAGAatgcaaaggaaacagtgacttctgaaatattttctctctccaggaggggaaaaggaaaagcatttAATTCAGTCTACATTTTGATCTGTTCATCCTGAGAAGGCAACATGGCATCTTCTGACCACCAGAGGGCACTGGGTGAacagcaggcttatctcagcaaAAGGCAGCTTCACCAGGAAGTCCCTTTTTGCACGTGGCATTCATATTCTTAGGGTTCATTTTGTGGAACCCTATTCTTCAACATGCTCACTCTGTGATTTTGTCTGAGAcccacctaaaactgctcttCCCCCGCTTCCATCATGCACTAACCATCCAGATACTTGTGAGTCACCTAGGACTTCTGCCTCAGTTTACTAAGTTTTACCAATTTTCTCactaaatatttctcaaatttgcCCCTCTATTCCATCCTTACCTTTCCTGTCCTAAATTATTACAATAGGCTCCTTAACTGCTTCCTCAAATCTATCGTTCACCCTCAGATGAtcataaagaacaaaaatcagaCCTTGTCATTCTGCTTCTCTGAGTCCTTTCACATACCCTCAGACTGAAATGCAAACTCCTTAAGGAAAGCATACAAAAGCCCTTCCTGTCCACCCATCTAGTCTCCTATGTGGTTACTTACTGCTTCAAACTTCAGACAAGCAGCATCAAACTGCTTGCCACCTCCCCTATCCTCCAACTCCATATACTTCATGTATTTCTTACCTCCATTTTTATTCATGCTAACTGGTTTTTAGCTGTCTGTTTTCAGCTAACTGTCTGAACCCACCACATATCTCTTAAGAATCAGTTAATCACCTTCTCCAGAAAGTCCTCTGTAAGACCTCCCTCTCCCGGTGTTTTAGGTTTTGATATTACTgtgtattatttctttattttgcattaactatgctattttttaaatcatcagaACAGCAACATAAAGCAGACGTTAATGCACAGACTAACCAGactgcctggattcaaattctggctctgtcaCTTAGTAGATGTATGAACTCGAGCAGGTTACATCTGTGCCTCAATTCTCTCATCTGAGAACGGGGATGATAAtcctccctggggcttccctggtggctctgggagtaaagaatctgcctgcaatgcaggagacctgcgtttgatccctaggtcgggaagatcccctggagaagggaatgacaacccactccagtattcttggctggagaattccatggacaaaggcacaaggagggccacagtccatggggttacgaagaattggacacaactgaacaactaacacacaatcTTCCCTAGGGTTTAGGGTTACTGTAAGGAGGTGTGTCATGGAGCAACTGCTAAATAAGAATAAGTTACCACAACTATCCACATGTTGGTCTCCCAGCTAGACTCTGAGCAACTTGAAGGCCAGGACTTTAGCTTGTTCGATTCTCTGCAGCACAGTgtgtactcagtaaatgttgctGAATGAAAACTGGTGAGGCAGCTCTAAGATGATGGGAGGGACTATCCAGCTTCCTTTTTCAGCAAgtccacatatatttttaattgt harbors:
- the ZBTB1 gene encoding zinc finger and BTB domain-containing protein 1 isoform X1 is translated as MAKPSHSSYVLQQLNNQREWGFLCDCCIAIDDIYFQAHKAVLAACSSYFRMFFMNHQHSTAQLNLSNMKISAECFDLILQFMYLGKIMTAPSSFEQFKVAMNYLQLYNVPDCLEDIQDADCSSSKCSSSASSKQNSKMIFGVRMYEDTVARNGSEANRWCAEPSSTVNTPHNREPDEESLQLGNFPEPLFDVCKKSSVSKLSTPKERVSRRFGRSFTCDSCGFGFSCEKLLDEHVLTCTNRHSYQNTRSYHRLVDIRDGKDSNIKAEFSEKDSSKTFSAQTDKYRGDTSQAADDSASTTGSRKSSTVESELASEEKSRAAERKRIIIKMEPEDIPTDELKDFNIIKVTDKDCNESTDNDELEDEAEEPFYRYYVEEDVSIKKSGRKTLKPRMSINADERGGLENMRPPNNNSPVQEDTENASCELCGLTITEEDLSSHYLAKHIENICACGKCGQILVKGRQLQEHAQRCGEPQDLTMNGLGNAEEKMDMEENPDEQSEIRDMFVEMLDDFRDNHFQINSIQKKQLFKHSACPFRCPNCGQRFETENLVVEHMSSCLDQEMFKSAIMEENERDHRRKHFCNLCGKGFYQRCHLREHYTVHTKEKQFVCQTCGKQFLRERQLRLHNDMHKGMARYVCSICDQGNFRKHDHVRHMISHLSAGETICQVCFQIFPNNEQLEQHMDIHLYTCGICGAKFNLRKDMRSHYNAKHLKRT
- the ZBTB1 gene encoding zinc finger and BTB domain-containing protein 1 isoform X2, whose translation is MAKPSHSSYVLQQLNNQREWGFLCDCCIAIDDIYFQAHKAVLAACSSYFRMFFMNHQHSTAQLNLSNMKISAECFDLILQFMYLGKIMTAPSSFEQFKVAMNYLQLYNVPDCLEDIQDADCSSSKCSSSASSKQNSKMIFGVRMYEDTVARNGSEANRWCAEPSSTVNTPHNREPDEESLQLGNFPEPLFDVCKKSSVSKLSTPKERVSRRFGRSFTCDSCGFGFSCEKLLDEHVLTCTNRHSYQNTRSYHRLVDIRDGKDSNIKAEFSEKDSSKTFSAQTDKYRGDTSQAADDSASTTGSRKSSTVESELASEEKSRAAERKRIIIKMEPEDIPTDELKDFNIIKVTDKDCNESTDNDELEDEAEEPFYRYYVEEDVSIKKSGRKTLKPRMSINADERGGLENMRPPNNNSPVQEDTENASCELCGLTITEEDLSSHYLAKHIENICACGKCGQILVKGRQLQEHAQRCGEPQDLTMNGLGNAEEKMDMEENPDEQSEIRDMFVEMLDDFRDNHFQINSIQKKQLFKHSACPFRCPNCGQRFETENLVVEHMSSCLDQEMFKSAIMEENERDHRRKHFCNLCGKGFYQRCHLREHYTVHTKEKQFVCQTCGKQFLRERQLRLHNDMHKGMASGQIGPSKPLEK